A window from Solanum stenotomum isolate F172 chromosome 7, ASM1918654v1, whole genome shotgun sequence encodes these proteins:
- the LOC125871003 gene encoding 3-ketoacyl-CoA synthase 2-like encodes MELIITYPKLFFITLTLVVLFFFRKNNKRRVFLVDFSCYKPPKNQQVDRQTFVDKSTKSLCYNKDSLEFMDKMLERSGLGDKTYLSKGLLKEPIDISAEAAKEEVEMAIFGVIDELLLKTGVQCEDIGILITVFCGYNIMPSVSSVIVKRYNLRHDIRTYNVTGMGCTAGLVALGLVQNLLKVHDNSCALVVTSESTTANVYKGNDRSKLLTNCIFRVGAVALLLSNKPSDLNTSKYELIHTVRSQTSDDDRSYNCIFMEEDVEGHRGVTINKDLLYAAIKTIRLNISTVGPFVLPLSEKFRYLVNLISTKSKVKPYSPNFSKSIDHFFPHVGGKPVLDDLQNKLGFSDEQMEASRMTLYRIGNTSSSSIWYEVAYAEAKGRVKKGDALWQIAFGSGFKCNSVIWKAIRSVNRDEMNPWRDEIHEFPVDVSDIEVIPDLFVASK; translated from the exons ATGGAATTGATCATAACATACCCTAAGCTTTTCTTCATTACATTAACATTAGTAGTACTATTTTTCTTCCGCAAAAACAATAAACGAAGAGTTTTCCTTGTAGATTTCTCATGCTACAAGCCCCCGAAAAATCAACAAGTTGATAGACAAACGTTTGTTGATAAAAGCACCAAAAGTCTTTGTTATAACAAAGACTCACTAGAGTTCATGGACAAGATGTTGGAACGATCCGGCTTAGGTGATAAAACGTATCTTTCTAAAGGTTTGTTGAAAGAACCTATAGATATAAGCGCGGAAGCTGCTAAGGAAGAAGTTGAGATGGCAATATTCGGAGTCATAGATGAACTTCTTCTCAAAACTGGAGTTCAATGTGAGGATATTGGGATATTGATTACTGTTTTTTGTGGATACAATATTATGCCATCAGTGTCTAGTGTCATTGTCAAACGTTACAACCTTAGACATGATATACGTACATATAATGTTACTGGAATGGGATGTACTGCTGGCCTTGTTGCCTTAGGCCTTGTCCAAAATTTGCTTAAG GTGCATGATAACTCTTGTGCACTAGTAGTGACCAGTGAGAGCACTACAGCAAATGTATACAAAGGTAATGACAGGTCAAAATTGTTGACTAATTGCATATTCCGTGTGGGTGCTGTAGCTCTTCTCCTCTCCAACAAACCGTCTGATCTAAATACATCAAAGTATGAGCTCATCCACACCGTCCGATCTCAAACATCGGACGATGATCGCTCATACAACTGTATTTTCATGGAAGAAGACGTTGAAGGACATCGAGGTGTCACAATCAATAAAGATCTATTGTACGCAGCTATAAAAACCATTAGATTAAACATATCCACTGTAGGTCCTTTTGTCCTTCCTCTATCTGAAAAATTTCGATACTTGGTAAATCTTATTAGTACAAAAAGCAAGGTAAAGCCTTATAGTCCTAATTTCTCAAAATCCATTGATCATTTCTTCCCACATGTCGGTGGGAAGCCGGTGTTGGATGACTTGCAGAATAAGTTAGGATTTAGTGATGAACAAATGGAAGCTTCTAGAATGACATTGTACAGAATTGGTAACACTTCAAGTAGTTCGATATGGTATGAAGTAGCTTATGCTGAGGCAAAAGGTAGGGTGAAAAAAGGAGATGCATTGTGGCAAATAGCATTTGGGTCAGGTTTCAAGTGTAACAGTGTGATTTGGAAGGCAATTCGATCTGTTAATCGCGATGAGATGAATCCATGGCGCGATGAAATTCATGAGTTCCCCGTGGATGTAAGTGATATCGAAGTAATCCCGGACCTATTCGTTGCTTCCAAATAG
- the LOC125871193 gene encoding protein ELC-like, with amino-acid sequence MDYFKSLAQELFSTNFETPPSSIQFIDAALSCTSPHFAPSYTDPNQKRIIRRHLVSFLQDYLSFKPSIDAFMHDDGTSVNLLNVNGELQLSSSTPSIPLTIWLHESYPFIAPIVFMSTNTTYPIYDNHPFVDSSSGAISTFYLVNWKYPGCNLSDLVHNLFKIFSHNHPFYYSPSTDDFFHPSLASRREAVDRLSCTLHYDMKELLSKTHEEVEELSSLKEHMVRRVIVAEFSVDESENEMMELKERVKILTDEADKLSSWLRDKDQDLSSEYKIEDEFEAIDENSKILLDSIAADKATEDLMYSLDKAVEQGVMPFGTYIKQVRLLAKEQYFGRATLEKMGISLEWLH; translated from the coding sequence ATGGACTACTTCAAATCATTAGCTCAAGAGTTATTCTCCACAAACTTTGAAACACCTCCATCTTCAATCCAATTCATAGATGCTGCACTTTCTTGTACAAGTCCACATTTTGCACCATCTTACACAGATCCTAACCAAAAACGTATAATTCGAAGGCATCTCGTCTCTTTTCTTCAAGATTATCTCTCTTTCAAACCTTCCATCGATGCATTCATGCATGACGATGGCACTAGTGTCAACTTACTCAACGTGAACGGAGAGTTGCAACTCTCTTCCTCCACCCCTTCAATCCCTCTTACCATTTGGTTACATGAAAGTTACCCTTTTATAGCCCCTATTGTATTCATGTCAACAAATACTACTTATCCAATTTATGACAACCATCCTTTTGTTGACTCTTCATCAGGTGCTATTTCAACATTTTACTTGGTAAATTGGAAGTACCCTGGCTGCAACCTCTCTGACCTTGTACACAATCTTTTCAAGATCTTTTCACATAATCATCCTTTCTACTATTCGCCTTCAACTGACGATTTCTTTCACCCTTCTTTAGCTTCTAGGAGGGAGGCTGTTGACCGTCTCTCGTGCACACTTCATTATGACATGAAAGAATTACTCTCCAAGACTCATGAAGAAGTTGAGGAGCTTTCAAGCCTTAAAGAACATATGGTTAGAAGGGTAATTGTTGCTGAGTTTTCGGTTGATGAGAGTGAAAATGAAATGATGGAATTGAAGGAAAGGGTGAAAATCTTGACAGATGAAGCGGATAAACTGTCGAGTTGGCTAAGAGATAAGGATCAAGATTTAAGTTCAGAATATAAAATTGAGGATGAATTTGAAGCGATTGACGAGAATTCAAAGATACTACTTGATAGCATAGCAGCAGATAAAGCAACAGAGGATTTGATGTACTCATTAGATAAGGCAGTTGAGCAAGGTGTAATGCcttttggtacatatataaaacaAGTGAGACTTTTGGCCAAAGAACAATACTTTGGTAGAGCTACGCTTGAAAAAATGGGAATATCTCTCGAATGGCTTCATTGA